The DNA segment CGACGAGATCCACTTGAGAACACCCCCTTCAATGAATCAATTACTCTCTGTGAGGATGGAGAGCAGGTAATTGAAGAACTACTCGGGACGAGTTCCCCTGTGGAGAAGCAGGAAGTTGAGCATATCCGCAAATTTCTGCGGTCCGCTGGTTATCAGCTAGATCCGATCTCTGATTCAGACGAATAAGTCTCTCACTCACCGATTCACATATAGTAGAAATACTGTGGCCGAACCTCTGAAATGGACTCAGTATCTACTTCAGAGAGGATTGTACCGACACGCTTTGCAACACTCACGGTTGCTGGCATCCGAATTGCGTAGTCCGATGTATTCCAGTCGAGTTTTGTGAAAAAGAGAATTTCCTTACAGATCTCTAACGAGGGTGTCTCACAAATCTCGTCAGGTCGGATCTCAATCGGCGATGGTACTCCACTCCCCTGATAGGTCGTCTCTTCCGGGACATATCCGGATGTGTAGAGATAGTGGACGTCGTCATCAGGGACGCTCAGGAGGGTTCCCCGCATGGCGGGATAATCCGTAGGTGGGAACAATCTGACCTTTGGCCGCCTACGAACCCAGACTAGATCTAAATCGCGAACACCGTCTGTGGCATCAAGCAACCCTTCACGTTCTTCTTCCCAGAAGACAGATGGCTTATGAAGGACGAACCGGCTGGGACGTGTCCCTTTCTGAGCTTCGTAGTATTCCAGAATCTGCTCACCTACCTGTCTAGCCGCCTCATATGAGAGGTGGGGAGATCCATTCTCGTCCTCGGTGATATCCGGGAGTGGATCGCTCTGAAGGATAATATGGTCCCGTCCGTGAAAGACGTGAGCAAGAGCAGCTCGAATCACATCATCTCCTTCGTCTCGCTCTCTGTAGAACGAGAGCCCTGCGTAGCAGTGCCCATCTTCGATCTGCCGAGTTTTCCAGGGATGCCCTCGTTGAGACTTGTATAGAAGTCCAACTGTGAGATTCCAGGCCCGAGATGCTCGCTGTCGGCCAGTACGGATCGCAAGTGTGGATGGCTTAATCAGCTGTGTGGGGATTCGAGCCTCCATCCCAATCAGCTTGATTCGATTTCGCAGGTCAGAACCTTCCGACTGGATTCGCGCATGGTCCTGGTTCTCAGGAGTACACGCGTCCATCACTTCTTGCGGAATACAGACGATGATTGCGTTCGGCTGAACGGAATCCCGTTCGATTATCTCGATGTCTTTCCGCACTAGCTTCAGGAATCGCTCCATCCGATCTCTGGGGGTCGATTTACTCGTAACAGATTGGATGTCTCGTCGACGAATTTGGCGTCTCCAGCCCTTTTTTGCATTAATAGAGAGATTGAGCGGGGAACTCTTACCTAGCCCGGGATAGGGAACCTGCCACGGATTATCACTTGTTCCTGGATGGATCCCGACCTCCATATCATGAAGTAGTTCGGTCAACCGGCGGATCGAATCTCGATCGCCGATAATCCCGAGTTTGATTGTATGGTGTCCTTCCTCATAGAGCCGTGGACCATATCTGATAAGGCCTCGTTTGGGAGAGGTTTCAGTACCTCCTTCAAACTGAATCTCTGGCTCCTCGAGGTGACGAAGCGTGAACGGGGTATCTTGGGGCGTCATTGTTCAATTCCACCTGTGTTTTCGAGATCAGAAGCTGACTCGATGAGCTCATCACGTTCGTCTCCGTCTCTGGGCGGGCGGACATTGAGGGACAGCGAGTCAACTCTGGTTACTTCGAGTTCCTTTACGACGGGTATCTTTTCACCCATAAACCGGTCAAGCTGGGTCTGATCCGACATCAGCAACTCTTCCCAGACACGCAGCTGGCGGTCGTACTTACTATTCTGGGCGTGGAAACGATTTGGCGAGAAGTCGTTTTGGAGCCGTGATTTACGCTCGCCTGTTACAGGTCGACGACCATCTGAAGTGAAAACCTGTGTGGGTAGCAGAACGTAGTAGTATTCTCCCGCATAGCGCCGTACTCGTACTTTGACACCGCGGTGGATGACATCGGGGTAGGAGTCTAACTCCTTTGCAACCCATGATCGACCTAGTTTTCGTTCGGTACCGTGCTGTCTGCGGTCTAGTTCCGGGTATACGGTTGTTCCCTTCTCACGGTCGATGAGACAATCGTTATCTCTTGCAACGAGAGTGAAAATCCCTCTGAGAAGGGACCTTACGATGTTTTCACGCTCCTCTTCTTGAGCCCGCGTTCGGAGGAACTCCTCGAACTCTCGTGTTTCGAAACGGTCCTCGTGTATGTAATGACGAGTAGACCCCGGAAGATGGTCCGGATGAACGAGTGAATATAATTTCCGCTCGTGAAGCTTGATGGGGAACGCTTCGTTGTTGTAATTATAGACGCGAGTAGATTCGGCTTCCTCTGTCGTCTCTATGATGTACAGTGTCTCCGGGTAGCGGGTTACCTGAAACAGATTCGTCGCATATTCTGTTTCCTCAGAAACCGGTTCATACGAATGAAGATATGGTTCGTACTGGAACCGTTCTGTTTTCTCGAGTTGATGAGCTTGTTGACGGAGGTCATCGTATGTACCTACGAAAACATGGGTATCGATAGCAAAATCTCGGAACTCATCTACATCAGTATCATCTAGCCGATCTACGACCTCATCGTTGACGCTGTCTTTGAGTTTTTCGTAGAAGTCGACCAGTTTCTGATTATCGGTGACATCACGATCGAACAGGGCTTTCCAAAGCTGGTCATTAGAAAGTGTCTCCGTAAAAATATAGAAATCAAACCGATGGGGTTGGGGTTGTTTGATATATTCGAGGAAATACCGGGCCAATTCGTCTCTAAAATCGTTCGGGCTGAGGCCTGTGGAATACGCTTTTGCCTCGGCTACCACTTTATCGCCCGTAGCTTTGTTCACAAACTGAATATCGTCAAGCGTAGAGTGGAAGGCTGAATCCCGTTCGACCATGTAATTCAGCCCTTCCATGTACTCGATGACGACTTCCTTATAGTCCTCCCCGCGTCTCGCCGTCCCTTCCCGCTCTTTATATAGATTGTAGATGGGCACGTTGTATCTCGTTACAAGGAAGTCTCGTGTGAATTACTTTTCCCTCAGTCGTTGGATAGTCTACTGGGATCCGACGGTACTTCTATAAAACGAGCGGTATATAATGGAGATAATGAACCGCGAGGACTTGGGAACGACTCTGCGTCTCCTCAATCGTGAACGTGGGACCGCGGATGCGTTACCGAAAAAGTCGCTTCACAAGCTCCTCTATCGTATTGACGTCAAATCTGCCGAGCGAAATCTGGATATCTCGATCCCGTATTATTGGTATCTCTTTGGTACCGTCTCTCCAGCCACGCCCTCGACTGTCCCCTCAGCCAGTATTAATGAGCCCGAACTTGAAGATCGCCTGCGTTCTGTTGTCTCAGACGCTCTCTCTGAATATTACGAACATGGGTTAGAATGGCTCACAGACAGAATGTATGATGATGCGCCGTATCAGGTCCAGCGGGATTTTCGGGAGTTAGATAAGAAAATACGAACGTTACATACGGAGTACCACGATTTCTTTGAGGTTGACCCAAGCAGAGAATCGGTACTCAGCTCCGTCCACGACACTTTTGAATCATTTCCAAACGACCGATTTCCGGAGTACGATCGACCACTAATCAAGTGGTATAACGCGGTCACTCGAGAACTCCATTCGCATTCTCCTGATCCCTCCAGATTGATGACGGTGAATGTAACGTTCTGGCGTATCTTTGCACTCGAGCTTGCTCAACGGCATGCCCAGGGAATGTCTCCGGAAGAGGTCCGTGGGAACCTCGGTATCCTCGTTTGAGGAGGCTCGGAGTTCTGCGATCCAGAAACTTAACGAATTCGAAGAGGAAGACCTTGATGCGAAATTTTCTGGATTAGCGACTGAACTCGAATCTGAACGGAGTGCAGCTGACGAACTTGTTGCTCCGATTCTTGAACGCCGGGGAATTGCGCACGAAGATCTCCATCCGGGCCAATGACTCGATACTTCGTAGACACTAACGTCCTCATTGGACTCACGTTTTCTCACGACCGGTGGGCCGTAGAAGCAGAGCGTATCCTAGACGGTCATAACACGCTCTTCACGAGTGAGTTTGTAATCTACGAGTATTGCAGCCGTCCACAAGGAGCGCCTCGAGTTGTGTCCGACCCCGATCAGCTACAAGTTGACCCTGACGATACCGATGGCGTGTTCGGGACCGTTCTTGAAGACTTTCAAGAGAATGTCGAGGATAATATCCCAATGTACAATCGAGAAATCGATTTACAGCGCTACGATGGGCTTTCCTTTGAGAGTATCTTAGAGATTTTCTTCGATAATATTGAGGTTCGAAGTCAGGCCAAGCCACACTTTGTTCGGCACTTCCAGAACTACTTCTCCTCGCGTGAAATCACCCCACGGAATGCAAAACGGTGTGTCGAAGATCTTCGAGATCGTGTTCTCCACGACGCAAAGGAGCGGAAAGACGCACTAATGGATGCTGTCCACGTCATGTCGTCAACTTATGACGATCAGGAGCGCGCTCGCGGTCTAGTCAAGGAGCACATCGGAATTCAAGAGTCCCGGATTCCTCCTGTAGACTCTCAGTGGCTTCTTGACGCAATAGGGCTTGCAGAACGCGATGTGCTTCACCGTGTTGTGACCGGAGATAAGAAAGACATCGTCCGATATCAGCAACAACTGACGTCATTATTTGATGTTACAATCCTCTATATTTTGGATGAGTTTCATACTCGTTCCCAAGTCGGTCAGGATTCACACGAAATCTTCTGATTACGCAACGACTGGTTAGAAGGTACACTGTCGCCGGAGCTGAGGTCCACTCTGACAGGAAGTACTTATGGGTGCCGTCCGGACGAAGCGTATGGGACTCTTTGAGACCTTATTTAGCTCATCCACCGGGGATACTGATCCTCAGGCACAGCAACCGAGTCAGCACGAAATCTTCCCCGAGGACAAGTACAATGTCGCATACGCTGTAGCCGCTCGGCGTGAAGAAATTCGGGCGTTAGAACACCTTCTAGAAGCGGATCAGACCTCACCTACCGCCTTGGAGGCTGAGCCTTTCCTTCAGGATATAATCGAAGATATGGAGCGGGATCGGGAATACTCCCTCCGCCTTCGCACCTCCGGGGAGGAGCTCGTCGACGATATCCGTGAACTCATAGAGCATTGGGACAATCAGGTAGATGAGCAGATAGGGACGATTTGGTGGCCTATCGGAGCAGATACGAGGTTCAGGTTGTACCTCCATTATCTGGAACTCCGTGCTGACGCGGAGGATGACCAATTTTCGTTCCCGGAGTCTGCTGGA comes from the Halorussus limi genome and includes:
- a CDS encoding argonaute/piwi family protein, translated to MTPQDTPFTLRHLEEPEIQFEGGTETSPKRGLIRYGPRLYEEGHHTIKLGIIGDRDSIRRLTELLHDMEVGIHPGTSDNPWQVPYPGLGKSSPLNLSINAKKGWRRQIRRRDIQSVTSKSTPRDRMERFLKLVRKDIEIIERDSVQPNAIIVCIPQEVMDACTPENQDHARIQSEGSDLRNRIKLIGMEARIPTQLIKPSTLAIRTGRQRASRAWNLTVGLLYKSQRGHPWKTRQIEDGHCYAGLSFYRERDEGDDVIRAALAHVFHGRDHIILQSDPLPDITEDENGSPHLSYEAARQVGEQILEYYEAQKGTRPSRFVLHKPSVFWEEEREGLLDATDGVRDLDLVWVRRRPKVRLFPPTDYPAMRGTLLSVPDDDVHYLYTSGYVPEETTYQGSGVPSPIEIRPDEICETPSLEICKEILFFTKLDWNTSDYAIRMPATVSVAKRVGTILSEVDTESISEVRPQYFYYM